A DNA window from Naumovozyma dairenensis CBS 421 chromosome 7, complete genome contains the following coding sequences:
- the NDAI0G02620 gene encoding pepsin-like aspartic protease (similar to Saccharomyces cerevisiae MKC7 (YDR144C) and YPS1 (YLR120C); ancestral locus Anc_8.318) gives MTSRIISHILLSLPYFISQASASSKDNTSPPKYLALNFEKRYGDSFLNSSSSNGPSAQLIKRDDGYEQVTLTNQQSFYSVEVEMGTPSQKLTVLLDTGSSDFWVTSSDNPYCGTTSTEGSLYGGETQDTIDCSTYGTFDSSKSSTFQSNDTDFLISYGDGSFAEGTWGTDVIKLDDSLSLNDVSVAVASSTNSSMGVLGIGLRPLETTYSSTKSVNEKTSYMYDNFPISLKKSGLIESTAYSLYLNDPSSKSGNILFGGVDHSKYTGQLYTVPMLSSTTSYKTPVEFDVTLNGIGIIDSSGNKKTLTATQFYGLLDSGTTFSYLPSALVAMIGEELGASYDSNIGYYTIDCSAEDSDDTKIVFDMGGFHINTTLSDFVIQISTSTCILSIVPQDGKVVLGDSFLNNAYIVYDLDNYEIAMAQAAWDSTREANIDVISTTIPSAIRAPGYSSTWSTSRSISSGGDIFTTTEVTLSTSATSSPESSASSVTSASTLSSDSSAASSYSRSTSTLRSSSRSSSFVSSNNRATASTSSSIRSSSSSSSSSSSSSSSSSSSTGITSSTNRTNSGIQLAISPLLLAAVSMLSIFLFV, from the coding sequence ATGACTTCGAGGATTATATCGCATATACTATTATCTCTCCCATATTTCATATCTCAAGCCTCTGCTTCCTCTAAAGATAATACATCACCACCAAAATATCTAGCATTAAATTTCGAAAAAAGATATGGTGATTCATTCCTAAACTCATCCAGCTCAAATGGACCTTCAGCCCAACTAATTAAACGTGATGACGGTTATGAACAGGTCACACTGACAAACCAACAAAGTTTCTACTCAGTCGAAGTAGAAATGGGTACTCCCTCACAAAAACTGACCGTCCTATTAGATACAGGATCTTCAGATTTTTGGGTAACAAGCTCAGATAATCCATACTGTGGTACCACTTCTACTGAAGGATCATTATACGGTGGTGAAACTCAAGATACGATAGATTGTTCCACATACGGTACATTTGATTCATCTAAATCTTCCACTTTCCAGTCTAATGATActgatttcttaataaGTTACGGTGATGGATCATTCGCGGAAGGAACATGGGGTACAGACGTCATCAAGTTAGAcgattcattatcattgaatGACGTGTCAGTGGCAGTGGCGTCATCGActaattcatcaatggGTGTCCTGGGGATTGGGTTACGTCCTTTAGAAACTACGTATTCTAGTACTAAGTCTGTGAATGAGAAGACAAGCTATATGTATGATAATTTCCCTATAAGTTTAAAGAAGTCTGGATTGATTGAATCAACCGCttattctttatatttgaatgatcCCTCGAGTAAAAGTGGGAATATTTTGTTTGGTGGTGTGGATCATAGTAAATATACGGGACAATTGTATACGGTTCCTATGCTTTCTTCTACGACAAGCTATAAAACACCCGTTGAATTCGATGTTACTTTGAATGGGATTGGTATTATTGATAGCTCTGGGAATAAGAAAACTTTGACCGCTACACAATTTTATGGGTTGTTAGATTCAGGTACTACTTTCAGTTATTTACCTAGCGCGTTAGTTGCTATGATTGGTGAAGAACTAGGTGCAAGTTATGACAGTAATATTGGGTATTATACTATTGATTGTTCTGCAGAAGATTCCGATGATACTAAGATTGTTTTCGATATGGGTGGATTCCATATTAATACTACTTTATCTGATTTTGTCATTCAAATAAGTACGTCCACTTGTATCTTAAGTATCGTTCCACAAGATGGTAAAGTGGTACTTGGtgattcatttttaaataatgcTTATATCGTCTACGATCTAGATAATTACGAAATTGCCATGGCACAAGCAGCATGGGATTCTACAAGAGAGGCTAATATTGATGTCATTTCAACAACTATTCCAAGTGCCATTCGTGCGCCAGGTTATTCATCGACTTGGTCAACGTCAAGATCCATCTCAAGTGGTGGCGATATTTTTACAACTACTGAAGTTACACTTTCGACATCTGCAACTTCTTCACCAGAATCTTCTGCTTCTTCAGTTACTTCAGCATCAACATTATCTTCAGACTCTTCAGCTGCTTCATCATATTCTCGTTCCACTTCTACTTTGAGAAGTTCTTCAAGATCGTCCTCGTTTGTTTCCTCTAACAATAGAGCTACTGCATCAACTAGTTCCTCCATCAgatcttcttcctcttcctcttcatcttcatcttcatcttcatcttcatcttctagTTCAACAGGAATTACATCTTCCACAAATAGAACAAATTCAGGTATACAGTTAGCCATTTCTCCATTGCTATTGGCAGCAGTTTCTATGTTATCAATTTTCCTCTTTGTCTGA